DNA sequence from the Vanessa cardui chromosome 13, ilVanCard2.1, whole genome shotgun sequence genome:
CTGCATTATCAAATTTATGGTAGGTCACCTTTTTTGTAGAATAAGATTATATGAGCGTACGTGGAAAGAAATAttctcttaaaataaaaatgcgtaCAAAATATAATTCCTTTAAATAACTCCTCTATTATTTCCTATCTGCCATTAGTAAGTGGGTACTGGAGTCACCTATATATCTAAgcgtaaatatatacaatatattttgtatttcgtttattaagaataaattttataacttagGTATCCTTCTTTTGGTgagttatgaaataatattttgagtgAATACgttacgttattattttttttatacatcacatacattactctgatcccaatgtaagtagctgaagcacttgagttatggaaatcagaagtaacgaaggtaccacaaacacccagacccaagacaacatagaaaagtagtGAATTGTTATGATGTGTTCATTGTGAACGCACGATAACATTGAACTACATGAGTTAATATTTGCCTGTGCTTTTGATGTATCtggttttaatatgtattttattgtatattttttttattttatggaataggttgacgaacgagcatatgagccacctgatggtaagtggtcaccaatagacaatgacgctgtgagaaatattaactattccttacatcgtcaatgcgccaccaaactaagatgctatgtcccttgtgcctgtagttacactggctcactcacccttcaaactggaacacaacaacactgcgtactgttgtttagcggtagaatatctgatgagtgggtggtacgtacccaggcgggtttgcacaaagccctaccaccaagtgaccaTACTTTTTAATAACTTCTAAAAAGAGGATGTTATCAGTacgacatgtatgtatgtaagattgttagaatttaattatatttgattatgatgatccatttaggcttcTAAGCACGGGCTCTTAATTTCATACATACACTATGTTTGTcaacgaatttctcgaaaattaaaagtcgtattgagaagctAATTTTTATTCTAAGTTAGTTACAATTCAACTTAGGGGAATGTAAAAGtctcattaaaatcggtcttgtagtttaatagatatatttcaaTATCTTTAGTTcactgtttctaattttgaagtttttttattaattattaattatgattaggAAATGCACTAAATTTTCTGATAAATGTTTTAGATAAGTACAATGGTTGAACACATTTTTTTCAgatccaataaaataaaattaaaatttctcctcaattattacaattcatattttaatgacaataaaTCACAATATGAaccatgattttattttaatattcacattAACACGTACGCGAGTTTTATTTAGATTGCAATTTGTTGTCGTGGAACTTGTTCCTGAATCATTTTCTGTAGTCGTTTGCAGACTGGTTTCTGAAGTTGTTTCAGTACCTGTGTCCGGACGATTTGTAGTGGTTGTATGTGGGAAGTTTTCTGTAGTCGTATCGAGAGTGGTTTTTGAAGTTGTTTCAGTACTTGTGTCCGGACGATTTGTAGTGGTTGTATGTGGGAAGTTTTCTGTAGTCGTATCGAGAGTGGTTTCTGAAGTTCTTTGAGTACTTGTGTCTGGACTTGTCGGGGACGTCACTGTTGTTGTTCCCAGACTGGTCGTTGTGGTAATGTCGGTTGTTGTCTTGGGGCTACTTGTCAATGTGTCATTTGGATAATTGTCAGAAGGAGTTTCTGGACGGGCTGTTGAAGCAGTAACAGGTGTTGTCTCGTAAGGTTTAGTTGTTGTATAATCTTCTACATCTTCTTTGTATATTGGACATAACTCTTCATTGAGTGACGGTGCAATAAATCGTACTGAATCTATTAGTATAACTGAAGATTTAGACGCAACGCCCATGAGAGtaatctgaaaaaaaatatattgcaaatcactttttttttcattcattcaccaaatagtagttttgtaaaatgaagattcaaaagagcttgtatAGTTGGCATTTAGTTTGTGCAAGAGTCAGTATAGTTACAGGCATAATTAATGCAATGCTTTGATGCCGTTGGTGTTGGTATAGAAGCGAATTACGGCATGTATGGTGACCAATTGACATCAGGTGCtcaatgtttttgtttgttcaTTAAAACGCAActggtaatatatataatgactaGCAGTGCCAATGGCGGATGTAAATTAACAACTAAATtgtcttacatattttttaattgaaggtTAGATCTTCGTATAAAACACACATTGAaacaattatgttatatttttacttctaATTCTTcttctaaaaattttaacttacAAAACCATCATAAACGCTTGGTCCGCCCACAGGCAATTTTACAACTTGCCAGCCTCTTGTCAAGCTGGAGTCCATAGCGGACAAGACGTAACTCGTTATTACTCCAAGTGGCTCAGATTGAAACACCAGAATAATGATCTGATCGGAATTAGCTGTTGGCTCCATATACAATTTGATGTCCAGTGTCCCCCCTTCTGTGATGGGGAATGTAGTTGAGGACATACAGCTCAGTTCTGATTCCGGCGATATGTAAATTGTGCTGTTCTCATGAGGAGCATCCAATGGCAAATCGTCGTATCGTCTAAGATCCCACATGGACCTGCCAACGCATACCCCGAAGTCATTAGTGAAATCATCCAAGGAATCGTCTTCAAAGTTGAACACCACACAGTCATCACAGAGTACGTTGCAACAGACAAGCAGtaacaaaaaacaatgtttatacATGGCTgtgtttaataaatgtatgcAACACATCCGAATGTAgcattttatactaattttttataatattggtttgagatttatatttttaacgtgCACTGCGTTATCGTTAAATCTGTGAATGTgataaagaaatgttttatttgattttacaattattttacaattagtgATTATCAATTGAAAGTTGTTATctttttacaagtaatgttcCTTTTAATTGACATCACTGCGAAATCGAATTCAATAGCCgtacagaatttgttttctTTAGAATATCCTAGCTACGGGTTCCCGCTAATATTGGTTTGAGCTTTTGTCCCTATTAAAAGAACGTATACGCTTTATAATTTTGTGGTTGTCTTCTATTTATGTATCATgactttttttctttgtgtatcAATCACGTGGTAACTACAGAACGTATCGGTATGAGATcgtgtttacttggtggtggggctttgtgcaacccttttgggtagataccacccacttatcagatatttctACCGCTTAACAGCAGTAAtcaattgttgtgttccggtttgaaaggtgaatgggacagtgtaactacacactCAAGgaacataacttcttagtttccaaggttggtggcgcaatggtgttgtaacaacaataacaacaacaacttgtcaatttcccactgctgggctaaggcctcctctcccttttgagggtAGTAGAATCACATTCCACTACGCTACTAGTTAgtagattcacatgtggcaaaatttcgttcaaatataagggtgtataacaaaaatacaaagattTAACACATCTTGTAAACTTTTGGTTCATTGGTAAATGTATTATAGGCATGTATTTACGATATGGGATTATTGTGACGTAAACAGTATGGTCAATTACCATTTAAGattgtttaaattgttaattaaaagttttatttattttaattaacaattaattaaattattttatatttcaatagctTTATGGTTTTTTGTTATCACATGTTGTTGTACAAGACAAAAACAGTACATTGCCCAGTTGTCCATTGTAGGcacgtaatataattattttttttgttttattatttttttatcactaatgaataaaattatgtaatccctgagttttttgccggttctgtCTAATCTACCTACTTTGCGAAATTTTGAatctatacattaaatttaacacTGTAATATGTAGATCCAAAAGTGCTATTATGAGCGTCtacttcaataaataatattttgatatcatttttgtaatcaattttttgaattaaattcattgttcatttaatttcattcaaataatttaatttaaataaaatgatatgttatgatatatacatacgcacgttttgttttcattatattctctattcatacaaaaacctatctatttttttgttattactaaAGAATACTGCACATGGTTTGCTTGAAAATTGTATTCTTTGtattctaaaattatacaaGTTACTCGGTAAAATTTTAATCGAGAGCTATTATTTTACACGCAAACATTTCTCTATTgccatacaaaatgtattattagttgAAATAGGAATTAGATATTTTgaacatcaaatatttttatattttttcctttttttgtttctatcgTTATAGTACA
Encoded proteins:
- the LOC124534671 gene encoding uncharacterized protein PB18E9.04c-like isoform X2; this encodes MCCIHLLNTAMYKHCFLLLLVCCNVLCDDCVVFNFEDDSLDDFTNDFGVCVGRSMWDLRRYDDLPLDAPHENSTIYISPESELSCMSSTTFPITEGGTLDIKLYMEPTANSDQIIILVFQSEPLGVITSYVLSAMDSSLTRGWQVVKLPVGGPSVYDGFITLMGVASKSSVILIDSVRFIAPSLNEELCPIYKEDVEDYTTTKPYETTPVTASTARPETPSDNYPNDTLTSSPKTTTDITTTTSLGTTTVTSPTSPDTSTETTSKTTLDTTTENFPHTTTTNRPDTGTETTSETSLQTTTENDSGTSSTTTNCNLNKTRVRVNVNIKIKSWFIL
- the LOC124534671 gene encoding uncharacterized protein PB18E9.04c-like isoform X1 is translated as MCCIHLLNTAMYKHCFLLLLVCCNVLCDDCVVFNFEDDSLDDFTNDFGVCVGRSMWDLRRYDDLPLDAPHENSTIYISPESELSCMSSTTFPITEGGTLDIKLYMEPTANSDQIIILVFQSEPLGVITSYVLSAMDSSLTRGWQVVKLPVGGPSVYDGFITLMGVASKSSVILIDSVRFIAPSLNEELCPIYKEDVEDYTTTKPYETTPVTASTARPETPSDNYPNDTLTSSPKTTTDITTTTSLGTTTVTSPTSPDTSTQRTSETTLDTTTENFPHTTTTNRPDTSTETTSKTTLDTTTENFPHTTTTNRPDTGTETTSETSLQTTTENDSGTSSTTTNCNLNKTRVRVNVNIKIKSWFIL